A genomic segment from Daphnia carinata strain CSIRO-1 chromosome 1, CSIRO_AGI_Dcar_HiC_V3, whole genome shotgun sequence encodes:
- the LOC130692048 gene encoding putative fatty acyl-CoA reductase CG5065, with the protein MEGSSIAEFYKGRTVFITGATGFMGKVLVEKLLRSCPGVEQLYLLMRPSKGKDVSTRLREFIDNQVFENLRNEHPEQLKKIAAVAGDVTFPGFGLSPEDMQLITDNVSIVFNSAATVKFDEELKTAVQLNVKGPRELLAICRKMEKLQAVVHVSTAFNNLDREELDEVIYPATIDPIKLIELIDCLDDGLVRAITKELVGQCPNTYTYTKALAEQLLERECGDIPLAIVRPSIVTAAEQEPLPGWVDNLNGPTGFVSGVGKGFIRTFKINSQLVGDIVPVDYPINLMIAVGWHTAIQNKRLNNTSGIPKKIEVYNCSTGQKNPLTWAKFREIGFKYWLKYPTVEMMWYPNCSFTKSRTVHKIDQAISHYLPAYALDLVARLTGKRVKWVRLYDRAHHAISCLDFFMTHQWRFVSENPIRLLDFLSEADRRTFYFDVRQIDWNTYIGTYVAGARRYILKDDPSTLPAARRNLKKLYAAKMLLRLILLAVFLLVLSYLWQQVSSWRSNTPGGYMASDNITFLHLQSEVEKETSNQGINPYLTSGIKS; encoded by the exons ATGGAAGGATCAAGTATCGCCGAGTTTTACAAAGGTCGAACGGTGTTTATCACCGGTGCGACAGGTTTCATGGGCAAGGTGTTGGTAGAAAAGCTGCTCCGCTCGTGTCCCGGAGTCGAGCAACTCTACTTGTTGATGAGACCTTCCAAGGGCAAGGACGTCAGTACTCGCCTGCGCGAATTCATTGACAATCAG GTGTTTGAAAACCTGCGCAACGAACATCCGgaacaattaaagaaaattgctGCCGTGGCGGGTGATGTAACATTTCCTGGATTCGGCCTCTCGCCTGAAGATATGCAGCTCATTACCGACAATGTGTCGATCGTTTTTAATTCCGCCGCCACTGTTAAATTCGATGAAGAACTCAAAACGGCTGTTCAGCTCAACGTCAAAGGTCCAAGAGAATTATTGGCAATTTGCcgcaaaatggaaaaactaCAG GCGGTCGTTCATGTTTCAACGGCGTTCAACAATTTGGACCGTGAAGAGCTGGACGAAGTGATTTATCCTGCCACCATCGACCCCATAAAATTGATTGAATTGATTGACTGCCTTGACGATGGACTTGTCCGTGCCATAACCAAAGA GTTGGTCGGCCAGTGTCCCAACACATATACGTACACTAAAGCGTTAGCCGAACAGCTTCTTGAGAGAGAATGCGGTGACATTCCGCTAGCCATCGTCCGCCCATCGATCGTCACAGCAGCCGAGCAGGAGCCTCTTCCGGGATGGGTCGACAATCTGAACGGGCCAACAG GATTCGTCTCCGGAGTCGGCAAAGGTTTCATTCGcactttcaaaataaactcCCAACTGGTTGGGGATATCGTTCCTGTCGACTACCCCATCAATCTGATGATTGCTGTTGGTTGGCACACGGCCATTCAAAA CAAGCGTTTAAATAATACCAGCGGAATTCCCAAGAAGATCGAGGTGTACAATTGCTCAACCGGACAGAAGAATCCTCTTACGTGGGCGAAGTTTCGAGAGATCGGTTTCAAGTATTGGCTCAAGTATCCAACTGTGGAAATGATGTGGTATCCCAACTGCAGTTTCACCAAGAGCCGAACGGTGCACAAGATCGACCAAGCCATTTCCCATTACCTGCCCGCCTACGCCTTAGATTTAGTTGCCCGTCTAACCGGCAAACGTGTCAAATGG GTGCGTTTATACGATCGTGCACATCACGCCATCTCCTGCTTGGATTTCTTTATGACTCACCAATGGCGGTTTGTCAGCGAAAATCCTATTCGTCTCCTTGACTTCCTATCCGAAGCTGATAGACGCACCTTTTATTTTGACGTCCGCCAAATCGACTGGAATACGTACATAGGAACGTACGTGGCCGGTGCCCGCCGTTACATTTTGAAAGACGACCCTAGCACACTACCAGCTGCAAGGAGAAACCTCAAAAA GCTTTACGCAGCAAAGATGCTGCTACGTCTGATACTGCTGGCCGTCTTCCTTTTAGTCTTGTCGTACCTGTGGCAGCAAGTGTCTTCTTGGAGAAGCAACACTCCTGGCGGATATATGGCCAGCGATAACATCACTTTTCTCCATCTGCAAAGCGAAGTGGAGAAGGAAACAAGCAATCAAGGCATCAATCCTTATCTAACGAGCGGCATCAAGTCCTAG
- the LOC130692054 gene encoding serine/threonine-protein kinase Nek7-like, with protein MEKNAKFPLRSNDVVRDVTLANDDGLLADEETLSLSQFAVSREIGKGQFSQVYSATFRPCPQRQVAIKRVELLEMVDSKARADCLKEVQLLKQLKHPNVVRYLGSFEEKQSGQLLIVLELAGAGDLAKFLFSCQRHSRLMTEQAIWRFFVQIASALSHIHEKRIVHRDIKPANVFLTSDLTVKLGDLGLGRFFSSKTFAAHSLVGTPYYMSPERLNQCGYDFSSDIWSLGCLLYEMAALQPPFNCFKSNWNALRQNIERCEYPPLPSDRYSDDMRHLVGSCLQRAPTERPDALKVFCIAKTLYLQSSVDKIPVVDPSSRRHCS; from the exons ATGGAGAAGAACGCTAAGTTTCCGTTACGTTCAAACGATGTGGTACGTGACGTCACTTTGGCCAATGACGACGGTCTACTGGCAGACGAGGAGACACTGTCTCTGTCACAATTTGCTGTGAGTCGTGAAATCGGCAAAGGGCAATTTAGTCAG GTGTATTCAGCCACATTCCGACCCTGCCCTCAACGCCAAGTTGCAATCAAACGTGTCGAGCTGCTCGAAATGGTCGACTCCAAAGCACGGGCCGACTGCCTCAAAGAAGTTCAACTGCTTAag CAACTGAAACATCCGAATGTGGTGCGCTATTTGGGTTCGTTCGAAGAAAAGCAATCCGGCCAGCTGCTGATCGTGCTTGAGCTAGCAGGTGCGGGAGATTTGGCCAAATTTCTCTTCAG CTGTCAACGTCATTCCAGACTTATGACAGAACAAGCCATTTGGcgattttttgttcaaatcgCTTCGGCCCTCTCACACATCCACGAAAAACGAATCGTTCATAGAG ACATCAAGCCGGCCAATGTCTTCTTAACTTCGGACTTGACCGTGAAACTGGGAGACTTGGGTCTTGGGCGCTTCTTCAGCAG CAAAACATTTGCAGCGCATTCGCTTGTCGGGACTCCATATTACATGAG CCCTGAGCGACTCAATCAATGCGGCTATGATTTTTCATCGGATATTTGGTCACTTGGCTGTCTCCTTTATGAG ATGGCAGCGCTCCAGCCGcctttcaattgtttcaaGTCCAACTGGAACGCACTTCGCCAAAACATCGAACGCTGTGAATACCCGCCATTGCCGTCTGATCGCTACAGCGATGAC ATGCGCCATTTGGTAGGATCCTGTTTGCAACGCGCTCCCACCGAACGGCCAGACGCCCTAAAAGTGTTTTGTATTGCCAAAACACTTTATTTGCAATCGTCAGTGGATAAAATTCCGGTAGTTGATCCATCATCTCGTCGCCATTGTTcgtga
- the LOC130692061 gene encoding putative fatty acyl-CoA reductase CG5065, with amino-acid sequence METKELSNMVEFYRGRSVFVTGGTGFLGKVLVEKLLRSCPDLKAVYLLIRPKRGQDVRTRIEEFNQHIVFENLRRDRPQVMNKVIPVAGDVTMPSLGISPEDLKLLCDDVSVVFNSAATVRFDEDLRTAVELNVKGPQRLMNVCHQMKRLEALVHVSTAYNNLDKESIEEVIYPTPITPRKLLEIVDCLDEDMLTSITSKLVGKCPNTYAYTKAIAEQLLREEHGDIPLAIVRPSTVTAALKEPMPGWIDNINGPTGIIAGVGKGFLRVVRSRPDLVGDMIPVEFPIHLMLAVAWYTATHKSNEVKVYNCSTGDQNPLSWGEFRTIAFDAWMEKPGGDIMWYPSISFISSEWNYTIAAYIFHYIPAYIIDFLARLLGKQPKLVRFYSKADRAMACLNFYTIRQWRFISDNAIRLLDKMSAQDREIFYFDVRQINWRQYITNYVAGTKKYILKDNTPVEEAKIIIKRFYWLQKATQAILLLVAFFVGLRLFTWIFGGALQAT; translated from the exons ATGGAGACGAAGGAATTATCCAATATGGTCGAGTTTTACCGCGGCCGGAGCGTGTTCGTCACAGGTGGGACGGGGTTTCTCGGCAAAGTGCTAGTGGAGAAATTGCTGCGATCCTGCCCAGACCTCAAGGCCGTCTATTTGCTCATCCGACCCAAAAGAGGCCAAGATGTCCGCACCCGGATTGAGGAATTCAACCAACACATC GTTTTCGAGAATTTACGGCGTGACCGGCCCCAAGTCATGAACAAAGTAATCCCCGTGGCCGGAGACGTGACCATGCCCAGCTTAGGCATCTCGCCTGAAGACTTGAAACTTCTATGCGACGATGTCTCGGTCGTTTTCAACTCGGCGGCAACAGTTcgttttgacgaagatttgCGGACGGCCGTCGAGCTCAATGTCAAAGGACCGCAGCGGCTCATGAATGTTTGCCATCAAATGAAACGCTTAGAG GCTCTCGTTCACGTCTCAACGGCTTATAATAACCTGGACAAGGAAAGTATTGAGGAAGTTATCTACCCGACGCCTATTACGCCTCGAAAACTGCTTGAAATCGTCGATTGTCTGGACGAGGACATGCTGACGAGCATCACCagcaa ACTTGTAGGCAAATGTCCCAATACGTACGCCTACACCAAAGCCATCGCCGAACAGTTGCTGCGCGAGGAGCACGGTGACATTCCGCTGGCCATCGTTAGACCGTCAACCGTGACGGCCGCCCTGAAGGAACCCATGCCCGGTTGGATTGATAACATCAACGGGCCAACTG GTATAATCGCGGGCGTAGGCAAAGGTTTCCTTCGAGTGGTACGATCCCGACCGGACTTGGTTGGCGACATGATTCCGGTGGAATTCCCCATCCATTTGATGCTAGCCGTTGCTTGGTATACGGCTACTCACAA atcTAACGAAGTAAAAGTGTACAATTGCTCAACTGGCGATCAAAATCCGCTTAGCTGGGGTGAATTCCGCACCATCGCGTTCGATGCGTGGATGGAAAAACCTGGCGGAGATATCATGTGGTACCCCAGCATCAGTTTCATCAGCAGCGAGTGGAACTACACAATCGCCGCTTACATCTTTCACTACATTCCGGCTTACATAATCGATTTCCTCGCTCGATTGCTAGGCAAACAGCCTAAATTG GTTCGATTCTACAGCAAAGCCGATAGGGCTATGGCGTGCCTTAATTTTTACACGATTCGACAGTGGCGATTCATCAGCGATAATGCTATCCGCCTGCTGGACAAAATGTCGGCTCAGGATCGTGAGATTTTCTACTTTGACGTGCGTCAAATCAATTGGCGGCAGTACATTACCAACTACGTGGCGGGTAcgaaaaaatacattttgaaGGATAACACACCGGTAGAAGAAGCCAAAATCATcatcaaaag GTTTTATTGGCTACAAAAGGCTACTCAAGCGATCCTTTTGCTCGTCGCGTTCTTTGTCGGCTTGCGCTTGTTCACTTGGATATTTGGCGGCGCACTGCAGGCCACGTAG